One Streptomyces dangxiongensis genomic window, GGCGGTGCCGGCCCCACCGCTCAGGGCGGGACCGGCACCGCTTCGACCCCGGTGATCTCCAGCTCGCGCCCGCTGCGCAGCTCCCGCGAGGGCCGGTCGCAGCGCGGGCACCAGAAGAACGGCGGCATGCCGAGCGCGAACTCCTCGGCACACTCCCCGCACCAGGCCTGGGCGGGCACCCGCTCGACCACGAGCCGGGCCGCCGCGAGGGCCGTACCGTCACGGGCCACCTCGAAGGCGAAGTGCAGCGCGTCCGGCACCACACCGGCCAGCTCACCGACGCGGACGGTCACCGACGAGACATCGC contains:
- the hypA gene encoding hydrogenase maturation nickel metallochaperone HypA, which gives rise to MHELSIATAIVEQAGEIARADGAGDVSSVTVRVGELAGVVPDALHFAFEVARDGTALAAARLVVERVPAQAWCGECAEEFALGMPPFFWCPRCDRPSRELRSGRELEITGVEAVPVPP